The proteins below come from a single Pseudarthrobacter sp. SSS035 genomic window:
- a CDS encoding ParA family protein: protein MSTTWSGAERKSRAPISILNPTEPESEDTTQVSPEPATSEVPAAGQAQSLSEPAAPVQAVPLVSGRRSASVLQKDNMNDELPPATGWQAFLRTITFGLVKPKVGAVELARRTDLSAIQRVYSRPMRIMVAQPLGGVGKTMCSVGIGSTFGIHSGQHAIVWDNNEMMGTLGVRTNANGSTRTVWDLLNVLGKFETIEARKGDFTYYTRHQGKNQFSVLASDEDPDRMKSIGADEFNRIHTVVSRFYDTIVLDTGNNTRSENWLASIEVTDQLVVPVRLQRNAVVSALRMIEQLESMSERQTNPHYKDLVANAVVIVTQGGGAKVSAADQADLREQLSSAVRTIIDIPYDAALDNGSIIDWQLVGDPARRAFERVTARIAAGLLTVDNRNPSQHSTTN from the coding sequence ATGAGTACCACTTGGTCCGGCGCAGAGCGAAAGTCCCGTGCCCCCATCAGCATTCTCAACCCAACGGAACCCGAGAGTGAGGACACCACCCAGGTGAGCCCTGAGCCGGCGACCAGTGAGGTCCCCGCAGCAGGGCAGGCTCAGTCACTGAGCGAGCCTGCAGCTCCGGTGCAGGCTGTTCCGTTGGTCAGTGGCCGGCGCAGCGCCTCCGTGCTGCAGAAGGACAACATGAACGATGAGCTGCCGCCGGCCACCGGCTGGCAGGCGTTCCTTCGGACCATCACGTTCGGTCTGGTCAAGCCCAAAGTCGGCGCAGTGGAGCTGGCGCGCCGGACTGACCTGTCGGCGATCCAGCGCGTTTATTCACGTCCCATGCGGATCATGGTCGCCCAGCCCCTGGGTGGGGTCGGGAAGACCATGTGCAGCGTGGGTATCGGCTCAACGTTCGGTATCCACTCGGGCCAGCACGCCATCGTGTGGGACAACAACGAAATGATGGGCACCCTCGGGGTCCGGACCAACGCGAACGGCTCCACCCGCACCGTGTGGGACCTGCTGAACGTCCTGGGGAAGTTCGAAACCATCGAAGCCCGCAAGGGCGACTTCACCTATTACACGCGTCACCAGGGCAAGAACCAGTTCTCCGTTCTGGCCTCCGACGAGGATCCGGACCGGATGAAGTCCATTGGCGCGGACGAGTTCAACCGCATCCACACCGTCGTCAGCCGGTTCTACGACACCATCGTCCTGGACACCGGCAACAACACCCGCTCAGAGAACTGGCTCGCTTCCATCGAGGTCACCGATCAGCTCGTGGTCCCGGTCCGGCTCCAGCGCAACGCCGTCGTCTCAGCACTTCGGATGATCGAACAGCTCGAATCCATGTCGGAGCGCCAGACCAACCCCCATTACAAAGACCTGGTGGCCAACGCCGTCGTAATCGTCACCCAGGGCGGTGGTGCCAAGGTCTCCGCCGCTGACCAGGCGGACCTGCGCGAACAGCTCAGTTCAGCGGTGCGGACCATCATCGATATTCCTTACGACGCGGCCCTGGATAACGGCTCGATCATCGACTGGCAGCTGGTCGGTGATCCCGCCCGCCGCGCCTTCGAACGCGTCACGGCCAGAATCGCCGCAGGTCTCCTGACGGTCGATAACCGCAATCCATCCCAGCACAGCACCACCAACTGA
- a CDS encoding M23 family metallopeptidase codes for MRIAAAGAGKAFRKVVVPVAATTALALGFVVVVLDDGGTPALAASACVAPGTAAASSAAPVPGSPVAGVDAEQMKNAAAILKAASDLGLPVAAQLIGVQASIGESTLRVIDFGDGAGPDSRGLFQQRDNGAWGSYEDRMDPHISATNFFKALQRLEGWESLEPTIAIHRAQRNSDPNHYTQFRPTATEIVKALGGETAALVDPSGVCPGAGNEVVGDLAGKWVRPMVDAINTSGYGPRAAPAGTAGGVLANFHYGIDFATPGDAGTIVAVTDMKIVKVRNLDGLFGTGVTGQTTDGKLTIGMYHMEAGSVRVKEGDTVAAGTPLGTEGATGNVTGRHLHMEFYAGALPNPMIPINATIDPTPILKEKGIL; via the coding sequence GTGCGTATCGCTGCAGCTGGGGCAGGAAAAGCGTTTCGAAAAGTCGTCGTTCCTGTTGCCGCTACAACTGCCCTGGCACTCGGTTTTGTTGTCGTGGTCCTCGATGACGGAGGGACTCCGGCACTGGCAGCCTCGGCGTGCGTGGCTCCAGGGACGGCGGCGGCGTCATCTGCCGCACCCGTTCCCGGCAGCCCGGTGGCTGGAGTCGATGCGGAGCAGATGAAGAATGCCGCGGCGATCCTGAAAGCGGCGTCGGACCTGGGTCTTCCGGTGGCGGCTCAGCTGATCGGTGTTCAGGCTTCCATTGGTGAGTCCACGCTGCGGGTCATTGATTTCGGTGACGGTGCCGGCCCGGATTCCCGCGGTTTGTTCCAGCAGCGCGATAACGGCGCGTGGGGTTCTTACGAGGACCGAATGGATCCGCACATCAGTGCCACGAACTTCTTCAAGGCGTTGCAGCGTTTGGAAGGCTGGGAGTCGCTGGAGCCTACGATCGCCATCCACCGGGCACAGCGGAACTCGGATCCGAACCACTACACCCAGTTCCGTCCCACGGCTACGGAAATCGTCAAAGCCCTCGGAGGCGAAACAGCCGCTCTGGTGGATCCTTCGGGCGTGTGCCCCGGCGCCGGCAACGAGGTCGTGGGGGACCTGGCTGGCAAGTGGGTCAGGCCGATGGTCGACGCGATCAACACCAGTGGATACGGGCCGCGCGCCGCTCCAGCCGGTACGGCTGGGGGAGTGCTGGCCAACTTTCACTACGGGATCGACTTCGCCACTCCAGGCGACGCCGGAACCATCGTCGCCGTTACGGACATGAAGATCGTGAAGGTCCGGAACCTCGATGGACTTTTCGGCACGGGCGTGACAGGCCAGACCACGGACGGCAAGCTCACGATCGGCATGTACCACATGGAGGCCGGCTCGGTCCGGGTTAAGGAAGGCGACACCGTTGCCGCCGGGACCCCGCTGGGCACAGAGGGCGCGACCGGCAACGTCACCGGCCGGCACCTGCATATGGAGTTTTACGCCGGGGCGCTCCCGAACCCGATGATCCCCATCAACGCCACCATCGATCCGACACCGATCCTCAAAGAGAAGGGCATCCTCTGA
- a CDS encoding S9 family peptidase: protein MQTTRRGLVGLAFFVPAAALSGFAVVMARKIVKRGPKDYRRAELTDDGRRVRIDLDDYTKALGDFGVFDPVAESYTRVGEVTLIDEDQKYVERLIHPSGAGPARLGPLVDWTPDVFFEPSAVAGRFEEVQIPTAYGAAPAWLFQGKNTDTWVIHIHGSWTDRSIMFRDVHAFSPLGFTSLVPSFRSDQEVSPPQAESSHLGQTEWRDVDSAVAYAVAHGARRIILSGWSMGGTIALLTAERSAYRDRIVGVVLVGPVTSWRKTITAGAARAGVPAIGAGLVMCLLQAPPFARMLGLEEPINFDALEWVDVPNRVAVPTLVLHSYTDQEVPWEISAAFQRANPDTVTLIPLPEAHHTQEWNASPCTFSNELTAWVSKTILAQQG from the coding sequence ATGCAGACGACACGGCGGGGCCTGGTCGGCCTGGCGTTCTTTGTACCGGCAGCCGCACTATCTGGATTCGCGGTTGTTATGGCCCGCAAGATCGTTAAACGGGGACCAAAGGACTACCGTCGTGCCGAATTGACAGATGATGGCCGCAGAGTCCGCATCGATTTGGACGACTACACCAAAGCCCTGGGCGACTTTGGCGTGTTCGACCCTGTGGCCGAGAGCTACACGAGAGTCGGCGAGGTCACACTGATCGATGAGGATCAGAAATACGTGGAGCGGCTAATTCATCCTTCGGGTGCCGGGCCGGCACGCCTGGGCCCCCTGGTCGATTGGACCCCCGATGTGTTCTTCGAACCCTCTGCGGTGGCCGGACGGTTCGAAGAGGTGCAGATCCCCACAGCCTACGGCGCGGCGCCTGCATGGCTATTCCAAGGAAAGAACACCGACACATGGGTGATCCATATCCATGGCAGCTGGACAGACCGCTCGATCATGTTTCGGGACGTCCACGCTTTCAGTCCCCTGGGATTTACCTCCTTGGTTCCGTCATTCCGCAGCGACCAGGAGGTCAGCCCACCACAGGCCGAATCGAGCCACCTTGGGCAAACCGAATGGCGTGACGTGGACAGCGCCGTGGCCTACGCAGTGGCTCATGGAGCCAGGCGGATCATCCTCTCGGGCTGGTCAATGGGTGGCACCATCGCGCTGCTGACAGCGGAGCGCAGCGCTTACCGGGACCGGATCGTCGGAGTCGTCCTGGTAGGGCCGGTCACGAGCTGGCGCAAGACCATCACGGCGGGGGCGGCGCGGGCGGGCGTGCCGGCGATTGGGGCCGGCCTTGTCATGTGCCTGCTGCAGGCACCCCCGTTCGCGAGGATGCTCGGGTTGGAGGAACCGATCAATTTCGATGCACTTGAATGGGTCGATGTACCTAACCGTGTGGCAGTCCCGACGCTGGTCTTGCACTCCTACACAGATCAAGAGGTTCCCTGGGAGATCTCGGCGGCGTTCCAACGCGCGAATCCTGACACCGTCACCCTGATTCCCCTACCTGAGGCGCATCATACCCAAGAGTGGAACGCCTCTCCTTGTACCTTCTCCAACGAACTGACGGCTTGGGTCAGCAAAACGATCTTGGCTCAGCAGGGCTAG
- a CDS encoding helix-turn-helix domain-containing protein encodes MRACTDLQSPGAPQAPCRPAEAWAALAPLLAGQPRMRLSRDGGKTYPQKHERTLTPGLPSFPAAVRIFGKDGTCAAIFLDFDSSVAGIDWVEADVRAVQTWLHSCGARWIEDYSPNGGRHVYIPLEKRVTFSEARDLVEALGNRHRSLDKSPHQNLLHGCVRTPGSPHKRGGHQELAMSLSMAYDVARRPNSASVWAAMNADLVGEISAVRALRLEQRLTPTDVDAPKIQHPTGRMSRVMHQMAQTGLYDANRYATDSDARQAILVGAAAAGMELTDVERRMMQGTWPGLASFYARYASRHRSQSLRRDWLEAVTYVAKSSGSREGKNNARKSPTSQPTTHAQGLQATSISTNSDAEHQHIRTWRSALRLKEHAYTDSRTGLARRMVLRALGEAAHMTASRFVEFGVRSIAIATGLDHTTVGSHLRALRGESDGLVTLVEEGRGTKGDLYMLTVPEDVKAAAEDMTWQKGKIHAMRPVFRELGLPAAFVYETLEHSPGLSTAGIIRLTGLSRTAVSEVLEVMAAWNMIVRDMTRAWSVVSATSLKDLAEYFGVMEAVAAQLQRYRIERILWKEWLSKNVNTVAELISPGEDYPWEDFEGPPDEWALADMAFTRAG; translated from the coding sequence ATGCGCGCATGCACAGACTTACAGAGTCCGGGCGCGCCGCAGGCACCATGCCGTCCTGCCGAAGCTTGGGCCGCACTAGCTCCCCTACTTGCTGGGCAGCCTCGCATGCGCCTTTCCCGCGATGGCGGCAAGACTTACCCACAGAAACATGAACGAACGCTAACCCCAGGCCTTCCGTCCTTCCCTGCCGCAGTCCGGATCTTCGGCAAGGATGGCACGTGCGCCGCGATCTTCCTTGACTTTGACTCCTCAGTCGCGGGCATCGACTGGGTCGAAGCCGATGTCCGCGCCGTGCAGACCTGGCTGCATTCGTGCGGTGCGCGGTGGATTGAGGACTACTCCCCCAACGGCGGCCGACACGTTTACATCCCGCTGGAGAAGCGAGTCACGTTTTCGGAAGCCCGAGATCTTGTTGAGGCCCTGGGTAACCGTCACCGGAGCCTGGATAAATCCCCGCACCAAAACCTTCTGCACGGCTGCGTACGAACTCCAGGTTCTCCCCACAAGCGCGGTGGCCACCAAGAACTGGCCATGAGCCTCAGCATGGCTTACGACGTCGCCCGCCGGCCCAACTCGGCCTCCGTATGGGCCGCCATGAATGCCGACCTAGTCGGGGAGATCAGCGCTGTGCGTGCGCTGCGGCTGGAACAGAGGCTCACACCGACGGACGTCGATGCACCCAAAATTCAACACCCCACCGGCCGGATGTCCCGCGTTATGCATCAAATGGCACAAACAGGACTCTATGACGCTAACCGCTACGCGACCGACTCAGATGCACGGCAGGCAATCCTCGTCGGAGCAGCGGCGGCCGGGATGGAACTGACAGATGTAGAACGCCGGATGATGCAGGGGACCTGGCCCGGGCTGGCCTCCTTCTATGCTCGCTACGCTTCCCGACACCGCAGCCAGTCCCTGCGCCGCGACTGGCTTGAGGCGGTTACTTACGTAGCGAAAAGCTCAGGGTCCAGGGAAGGGAAGAACAATGCACGTAAATCCCCCACAAGCCAGCCAACTACACACGCCCAGGGGTTACAAGCAACTTCGATCTCTACGAATTCAGATGCAGAGCACCAGCACATCAGAACCTGGCGAAGTGCGCTCAGACTGAAAGAGCACGCCTACACCGATTCGAGGACGGGACTGGCACGCAGAATGGTGCTGAGAGCACTTGGGGAAGCTGCTCACATGACGGCGTCTAGGTTCGTTGAATTCGGTGTCAGGTCCATTGCAATCGCTACTGGACTTGACCACACGACCGTCGGATCCCACTTGAGAGCGCTGCGCGGGGAGAGCGACGGCTTGGTCACCCTGGTCGAAGAAGGCCGCGGCACCAAAGGAGATCTCTACATGCTTACCGTGCCGGAGGACGTGAAAGCTGCCGCCGAGGACATGACCTGGCAGAAGGGGAAGATCCATGCCATGAGACCGGTGTTCCGCGAGCTAGGTCTACCGGCCGCCTTTGTTTACGAGACATTGGAGCACTCCCCCGGCTTGTCGACAGCGGGAATCATTAGGCTGACAGGGCTTTCCAGGACGGCTGTTAGTGAAGTGCTTGAAGTAATGGCCGCGTGGAACATGATTGTCCGTGATATGACGCGGGCCTGGTCAGTGGTATCCGCGACGTCGTTGAAGGATCTCGCCGAGTACTTCGGGGTCATGGAAGCTGTCGCCGCGCAGCTGCAGCGGTACCGGATAGAACGAATCCTTTGGAAGGAGTGGCTGTCCAAGAATGTCAATACCGTCGCCGAGCTCATCTCCCCCGGTGAGGACTATCCCTGGGAAGACTTCGAGGGACCACCGGATGAGTGGGCCCTCGCGGACATGGCGTTCACACGGGCTGGATGA
- a CDS encoding ParA family protein, translating into MRVVAVVNQKGGAGKTTTVMNLAAVAAQSSKVLVVDADPQGSVTMWATNAEELPEKEQLQFDVATETDPEALTQMRNLDYDTVFVDTPGNLENIQVLKAIVGQSDFIVMPTEATPLALLPLVYTFEKIVQPFGLDYRVVITKADSRSPQDALDAQDMLREQGILVCNSFVRSYKAHERAPMYGTVVTSYEKTRNSEKATMDYKDVALELFSLWAKTRKG; encoded by the coding sequence ATGAGGGTCGTAGCTGTCGTCAACCAAAAAGGCGGCGCCGGAAAAACCACTACGGTGATGAATCTTGCCGCCGTTGCCGCACAGAGCTCGAAGGTGCTTGTCGTCGACGCCGACCCGCAGGGTTCAGTAACGATGTGGGCAACCAATGCAGAGGAACTCCCTGAAAAGGAACAGCTGCAGTTCGACGTGGCGACCGAGACGGATCCGGAAGCGCTCACACAAATGCGCAATCTTGACTACGACACGGTTTTCGTCGATACCCCTGGTAACTTGGAAAACATTCAGGTTCTCAAGGCCATCGTTGGCCAATCGGACTTCATCGTGATGCCTACAGAAGCCACTCCTTTGGCACTGCTGCCTCTCGTCTACACTTTCGAGAAGATAGTCCAGCCCTTCGGCCTGGACTACAGGGTCGTGATCACAAAGGCCGATTCGCGTTCACCGCAGGATGCGTTGGACGCACAGGACATGCTGCGAGAGCAGGGGATCCTCGTTTGCAACTCGTTTGTTCGCTCCTACAAGGCACACGAGCGGGCACCCATGTACGGGACGGTGGTTACTTCCTACGAAAAAACTCGCAACTCCGAGAAAGCAACTATGGATTACAAAGACGTCGCTCTGGAACTGTTTAGTCTCTGGGCCAAGACCAGGAAGGGCTGA
- a CDS encoding recombinase family protein, giving the protein MSGNVIGYARVSTRGQSLDSQVDALVSAGAVRVFQEYASGATQARARWMECLDYLQPGNLLMVADLTRLGRSTADLADIVTVLGQRGIGFRSLTEPWLDTTSAHGKLIFDMFASLAEYERSRLSERTKAGLAAAKARGRLGGRPRTMTEGKLETALQLRSEGHTLKETAQRLSVSVSSLTRALSQRAVPKVRTARS; this is encoded by the coding sequence GTGTCGGGCAATGTGATCGGCTATGCGAGGGTTAGCACCCGGGGGCAGTCTTTGGATTCCCAAGTTGATGCGCTGGTGTCGGCGGGCGCGGTCCGCGTGTTCCAGGAATATGCTTCCGGGGCGACGCAGGCCCGGGCACGGTGGATGGAGTGCCTGGACTACCTGCAGCCAGGCAATCTCCTGATGGTTGCCGACCTCACCAGGCTGGGCCGGAGTACGGCGGACCTGGCAGACATTGTGACCGTGCTGGGGCAGCGGGGGATAGGTTTCCGCTCCCTGACTGAGCCGTGGCTTGATACCACCAGCGCGCACGGCAAGCTCATCTTTGACATGTTCGCTTCCCTGGCGGAGTACGAACGTTCCCGGTTGTCCGAAAGGACAAAGGCCGGACTGGCTGCGGCGAAGGCCCGCGGCCGGCTGGGTGGTCGGCCGCGCACCATGACGGAGGGGAAGCTTGAAACTGCCCTGCAGCTGCGCAGCGAGGGTCATACCCTGAAGGAGACCGCCCAGCGGCTCAGCGTCAGCGTCTCGTCACTGACCAGGGCACTGAGTCAACGTGCCGTCCCAAAAGTCAGGACTGCACGCTCTTAG
- a CDS encoding AAA family ATPase — MRIENVRSIKNFRIFQGWNCPSTFAGFSDINLIYANNGTGKSTLASLLSPSQSTDGWAAGVTLEVSEQGEQNRDVISAQDPLWERVSVFNKAYVAECFDFEVGEAKALLAIGKTNVDRERDLRTARVRLDELAREARALEKVAKQKDAAPQTILKNIGTLVTSTLGGVEGYGRGYNARTVLSRLPQAMKAEDRATFEVEAEIGRAQSTFIAQVPLPRSPAVKDISIETLGNALAVVPTARLVDSLASHPDHADWVQEGLALHGDSTTCLFCNGPLTQQRMEVLNRHFDESTVDLQRDLRNITSDIEDLTTALVSQQTGFPDSGLLYPEYRKEYDILLRKLIVQGDETTRNLAALQELVDLKLKSLHQVSSLPEHWKDRRYSLPDTTQLQELIGRHNERSLSFSTVRKAACEQLEAFWIGEQEDAYATALRESEAANSAVEINSSAVKATRDQIIALENEELDPAPPAQWLNQRLHTLLGRSDIRIEPAEDNRYAIYRHGEPAFNLSEGECTALALLYFVRSLSTHGRNRRDQIVVIDDPVSSLDDNFAVGASSLLWSELVHPSVCGCGRPVDCSCNEKPTRDCGQVFLMTHNFELFRIWSNQLDRLPNNAPSSGRAFKILELQAKVQKIDVGVARRVPTWRDWGSDKTNKALRTRLRSEYHYLFWRAATTLIDCGDEPTIEQEMDAAVILPNVCRRLLEGFLSFRFPANMGDFRVQMQAAIDSMDDGLTRQRLVTYLHQHSHQERVETTRGVNRPEAVQILHAVFELISNGDRKHFTAMCGALNLNPDLLVQRAPGRAKELETA; from the coding sequence TTGCGCATCGAGAACGTCCGCTCCATTAAGAACTTCCGGATCTTCCAGGGCTGGAACTGCCCAAGCACATTCGCGGGATTCAGCGATATAAACCTGATCTATGCCAATAACGGCACAGGAAAGTCCACGTTGGCATCGCTGCTTTCGCCCTCACAATCCACGGACGGATGGGCAGCCGGCGTAACCCTTGAGGTGTCAGAACAGGGCGAACAAAACCGAGACGTCATTTCCGCTCAGGATCCCCTCTGGGAAAGAGTCTCGGTCTTTAACAAGGCTTATGTCGCAGAGTGCTTTGATTTTGAGGTGGGTGAAGCCAAGGCTTTGCTCGCGATAGGTAAGACAAACGTTGACCGGGAAAGGGACCTGCGCACTGCTCGGGTTCGCCTTGACGAATTGGCACGTGAAGCCCGGGCCCTGGAGAAAGTGGCGAAGCAGAAAGACGCCGCTCCGCAGACGATTCTGAAGAACATCGGCACGCTCGTTACTTCAACCCTAGGGGGCGTAGAGGGGTACGGACGTGGTTACAACGCTCGTACCGTGCTCAGCCGGCTCCCACAAGCGATGAAGGCTGAAGACAGGGCTACCTTCGAGGTCGAGGCGGAAATTGGGCGAGCACAAAGCACGTTCATCGCTCAAGTGCCATTGCCACGCTCGCCGGCTGTAAAGGACATATCCATCGAGACGCTGGGTAATGCGTTAGCAGTTGTACCCACCGCTCGCTTGGTGGATTCCTTGGCTTCACATCCAGACCACGCTGATTGGGTCCAGGAGGGCCTCGCGCTCCACGGAGACTCGACAACATGCCTGTTCTGCAACGGACCGTTGACGCAGCAACGTATGGAGGTTCTCAACAGACACTTTGATGAAAGCACAGTCGACCTACAGCGAGACCTCCGCAACATCACCAGCGACATAGAAGACCTGACGACGGCTCTGGTATCCCAACAGACAGGGTTTCCCGATTCAGGCCTCCTGTACCCGGAGTACCGAAAAGAGTACGACATCTTGCTTCGGAAGCTCATAGTCCAGGGCGACGAAACAACCCGGAATCTTGCCGCTCTGCAGGAGCTGGTTGACTTGAAATTGAAAAGCCTTCACCAAGTTTCCTCACTCCCCGAGCACTGGAAAGATAGACGATACTCCCTGCCGGATACGACCCAACTCCAGGAACTCATAGGCCGACACAACGAAAGAAGCCTCTCCTTCTCCACTGTGCGCAAGGCAGCATGCGAGCAGCTGGAAGCCTTCTGGATCGGCGAACAAGAAGATGCCTACGCCACAGCTCTTCGTGAATCCGAAGCTGCCAACAGTGCCGTGGAAATAAATTCCTCCGCAGTGAAGGCAACGCGGGACCAAATCATCGCACTCGAAAACGAAGAGCTTGATCCTGCGCCACCGGCTCAATGGCTAAACCAGAGGCTGCATACCCTGCTGGGCAGGTCAGACATCCGAATTGAACCTGCAGAGGACAACCGATACGCCATCTATAGGCACGGAGAGCCGGCCTTCAATCTAAGCGAGGGGGAATGCACAGCCCTAGCGTTGCTGTATTTCGTCAGAAGCCTCAGCACGCACGGCCGCAATCGCCGCGATCAGATCGTAGTGATAGACGATCCCGTTTCTAGCCTGGACGACAATTTCGCAGTCGGCGCTTCGAGCCTTCTATGGAGTGAACTGGTGCATCCGTCTGTGTGTGGCTGTGGCCGCCCCGTGGACTGCTCCTGCAACGAAAAGCCAACACGGGACTGTGGGCAAGTTTTCCTGATGACCCACAATTTCGAGCTATTTCGAATCTGGTCCAATCAGCTGGATCGTCTCCCAAACAACGCTCCAAGCTCGGGCCGTGCCTTCAAAATCCTCGAGCTGCAGGCCAAAGTCCAGAAGATTGACGTAGGAGTAGCCCGGCGCGTACCGACTTGGCGTGACTGGGGTTCAGATAAAACGAACAAAGCCCTGAGAACCCGCCTCCGTTCGGAATACCATTATCTCTTCTGGCGAGCCGCAACCACGTTGATCGATTGCGGCGACGAACCAACCATTGAACAAGAAATGGATGCCGCTGTCATCCTTCCAAACGTCTGCCGGCGTCTCTTGGAAGGCTTCCTCAGCTTTAGATTCCCGGCGAACATGGGCGATTTCAGGGTCCAGATGCAGGCGGCGATTGATTCCATGGACGACGGACTCACTCGCCAGAGGCTGGTTACATATCTCCATCAACACTCCCATCAGGAGCGAGTTGAAACTACTCGTGGTGTCAACAGACCGGAGGCGGTCCAGATCCTCCACGCGGTCTTTGAGCTCATAAGCAATGGAGACAGGAAACACTTCACGGCGATGTGTGGGGCTCTTAATCTGAACCCTGACCTCCTGGTGCAAAGGGCGCCCGGCAGAGCCAAGGAACTAGAAACCGCATAG